TTCTTCTGATTTTGTCATTTCTGCTTGAGAGTCTTGAAAATATTTATTTTGTTTATTGATAATCTCTCCCTCTTTATCTGCAATTTGTCTTTTTATTCTAATAATTTCAGAACTTCCCACATCACCTGTTTTTAGAAGAGGTTTAATTAGTCTTAATTCTTCTTTTGATAATAATAAGGATTCTGTTAAAGCTGATTTTTCATCATTTTGAGCTTTTTGTCTTCTTCTAAATAACTCTTTTTGAGTTTGAATCAATTCTGGATACTTTTTAACCATCTCTGGGAAAACTAAATCTTGCCCATATACTTCAGCTTTCAACCTTGCAAGAGTAGCTTTTAACGCTGCAACTTTTGAGTAGCTTGATTCATATGCTGCTTTATATTGGGAATCTTCTAATTCAATTAAAATATCATTTTCTTTGACTTCTTTACCTTCTCTTACTTTAATATCCTTTACTATCCCATCTAGAGCAGATTGTATTTCTTGTGTTTTTGCAGTTGTAATTACATTTCCTCTTGCATGGGAGATTTGATCTATACTTGTAAGTGATGCCCAGACTAAAAAAGGGATAATCAATAAAAAAAATGACCCAATAATAATTAAAATTGGTGCTTCAATAGGTTTTTTGGTATTAGTATTTTTCATTTTCTTTCCTTGTAGTTATTTGTGGTTGTTTGATTTTTTCAAGTACTTTTTCTTTTGTATCATCCATAACAATTCCATTTTGATTTAGAATTATAATTCTGTCAACAAGATTTAAAAGTAAGGGCTTGTGAGTGACTAAAATTAAAGTTTGTTCTTGTTTTATATTTTCTTTTAGCATTGCTAAAATATTTCTTTCTGTATTATCATCTAAATTTGCAGTTGGTTCATCTAACATCCAAATCTTTGAGTTTTGGATAATAGTTTTAGTTAATGCAATTATTTGTTTTTGACCACCTGAAAAATTATCTCCACCTTCTGGAATAATACTATCTAATCCTTG
This portion of the Arcobacter nitrofigilis DSM 7299 genome encodes:
- a CDS encoding HlyD family efflux transporter periplasmic adaptor subunit, with amino-acid sequence MKNTNTKKPIEAPILIIIGSFFLLIIPFLVWASLTSIDQISHARGNVITTAKTQEIQSALDGIVKDIKVREGKEVKENDILIELEDSQYKAAYESSYSKVAALKATLARLKAEVYGQDLVFPEMVKKYPELIQTQKELFRRRQKAQNDEKSALTESLLLSKEELRLIKPLLKTGDVGSSEIIRIKRQIADKEGEIINKQNKYFQDSQAEMTKSEEELYSKEQELEDKKINLERTTIKATMDAIVKNIIITTRGAKVRPGDVILQLVPMQDKLIIETKLEPSEISFVKIGQKAAVKLDAYDYSIYGIFDGVVNYISPDTLVEKTNEGEKYYFRVQIAVDQKELISKHGKKIELTPGMTAQVDIVTGNRKVITYLTKPLIKTISQSFTER